The DNA segment ggttctggaacTGGGGGTGGCAGAGAGTGGtcgatgatttgggaagaagggggtgtttggtagaggtgtagggtgtttggtgcTGTGGTGTGTAGCGGTTGCAGCGAGAGATGATGTTTCTCGATCTAATCCGTAGGATGTGACAGTGGTAGGtagatccaacgatgagatgtgAAGCtgcgggtagcgaccgtcggatggaggaatgcaacgaaaaggacggcccaagatggagatgggcgttgcgatgttcagcgggagcttcggagtttgatgtgcgatgatggagcgaccgtaggatgctgagatgcttcgatctgacggctgaaatccgatacgggcttgggtagtggaaatgggtttgagaaagggttttgggccttgggtatgccaggcccataacttctttgagagcaattcttccttcttgagcccatttctaccctcttggtcttgtgcataacattcttcgcggcttccttgcgtaattcctcccggcttttcactacttttctgctctattccgctccgcaattcatccagactttatttattgcctaaaaatgcaaaattaagtaagaaaaatatttattcttgaaagcaATGAAAATACaggatatgggataaaatgtagaattaatgcgcaaaagatgagttaaatgccaacaaaaaggggtaaatatatacaatatttggcactcatcagtcacCACCATCATCGATTCGTTAAGGTATAAACTAGGatacttgctcttcttcttcttcttcttagattTGTAAGTTACTTGTAACTCTCATGGCATTTGAAATTGATTATGGaataaactagggtttgaaactttGAATTGTGTGATACTGGGATTTGAAATCGATTTAAACTAGGAGTAACAATTGTTTTGTTACTATTAAGAATCTAAGATTGAAATAGGGTttgatttgaaattgaattagggtttgatttgagattgaattaggttttttattttgtgttgacTGATTTATGTGATTCCGTGTATGCCCATGTTGAGATTTGATAAGCAGTAGACATGGATATAtgttagtttttgtttttatcaattccattcccaAAATCTGTGATGTTGAGTTGAGTTATTGTATAGTTAAAATTGCTTAAGCTAATTGTGTTCAGTGTCTCTGTTTCTGCCTAGTTGAATTGAGTGTCCTGTATCACCTACAATTACTTTAGTGGTGGTTCTTATGTTTTGGTGAAGCTATGTAAGAGAAATTTGGTTTATCGTTATATGGGGTTtataaaaaaaactatgaaaatcTAATGTACTGTTGGAACTGCTgtttttaattgtttgttgtGAATTTCAATTTAGTTAGATTCTGAAGTATATGCAATTTATGTTATTGCTAGTGGTTGAAGATTATGTGATAACACAGCTCGGTGTGCTGGTAGTTACAAGATTTGAAGCTAGTGAAATGTTATTGGTGGGTGATTTTTCGTGTAGTTGTATTTGTTTGTATCATGTCTTTTCTGTTGCTGTGCATCCCCATACCTAGGTGAATCCATGTAAAAAAGTTCATGGATTAATTTTGTTAGTTCTGTTTAATTGTTTTCATTGAAAGTATGCAATTGTGTATTTAGTATGCAATTGTGTGTTGTCTTTTTTAATTGTTTTCATTGAAAGTCAGATATGATGTTTTGATGTAGTTGTATGTGGTTAATTTTGTTAGTTCTGTTTACTTAACTTGCATTGCATCtttgattaatttagttagtcAGATATGTTGTTTTGAAGTCTATAAGGCTAATATACTGCATATAATGTTCTTTACTTCTCTTGCAGGCCTTTGAGGTGCTAAATGGGGAAGCGCAAAGCACCAGATGATTCCAGTAATAGCATTGTTGCTGTTCCTACACCAAGTTCAACTCAAACTCCAAATACAACTGaagttggatcatcctctcaagctgcatctAACACAGATGATGGAACTGAACCTACGCCAACAAGTACAACTGAAGTTGGTGACAGCAAAAAGAAGCATGGTAAAGTGAGATCTAAAGTTTGGTTGGAGATGACCAGGATAAGTGACGTTCAAGCTGAATGTCATCATTGCAAGGGATTGTATGCTGCTGACAATGACGTACATGGAACTTCTGGATTACATAAGCATTTGAAGAGATGCCTTAAAAATCCAAACAGGAAGGTAGAGAAAGACAAGGGACAACAAACTCTGTTGATGCCACCCCCAAAACCAGGTGAAGATGGTAAACTTGTTTCTCATTCTTACAGCTATGAAAAGTTAAGAAGGGCTCTTGTTGAGTGGATAATCAGGGATGAAATAGCTTTTAGAGCTGTGACGACCCAGAAAATTTTTCGCTTTCGATTGGTCGTGGTGTCCAGTCAACCGACAAGTTTTCAATCTTCCGAGTTGCCAAAACGAAAATATACTAAAGAAAACagtttaaagataaaagagggatCGACTAGTACAAAACTGATTAATTCAAAAGTACCAAAAATCAAGACTTTACACTTATATAAACAATACCAAAAAGGATTTAATTTCTTTAAGAAGTTCACTCAAAGGTGGTAGCTTAAAGATTACAACAAAATAGCTTTAGCCGATTTTCAAACAAAAACACAACTATCAACATAAACCTCATTTACAAAAGTAACAAAAGATTTCCTTTTCAAACCTTCACAAAGTAAACACAAAGTACTAGTTTTCACAAACCATCCCAGATTACACGTAGATatatacatgaacaaaaaaaaagcGAGTGTACTCACTTTGACCCCCAATGCTTTACGTACCAAGATTTAACAAGCTTACTGCCTCAAGTCGCTCTCAAACTctgtggaaaacaaaacaaatagcgTGAGCCACAGCCCAATAGGGAGACGATGATACGAAGTCGAACGTACAATTCAATGACCAATAAGGATagccaaaaacatcaaatatatGTAAATAAAACATTAAGTTGTTGAGCACATCCATATCCAAGTTTCAAAGACTTTATAAAGTCAGTAAACCATTCTGAAATCATCCAAAGCGATTGAGTTCGCAATCTTCTACTGTGAGGGTCCTACCAAGTGTCGGAGTTTATCTGAAAACTAACCATCGTCCCAGACGATCTTCCGCAGGTAACCATTAGTATGGATTGCCCCTAATGGGCCCGACAAACTCATCAGTAGCATTTGTAACCAAAAGAGTGCTCAAACGATCGATAGATAGTTCATAAGTATCGTTAAATATGAATATCGCTTAAACTGTCAAAGTTTCAATTCATGAACCATGAAATGCCCTTACCTTAGCTTGCACTTTATGAAACAAAGCTAAAATCAATGAGGAGTATTCATACATAAGGctaaatacacaaaagaaaaccaTACATATGAGTTAACTCCATGATTTACTCTAAAACACTCCAGAAATTCAGTTTTGCTTAACTCCAAACAAAAATTCACACAAAATTCATTATGCAATGGAATTCAGTGGTTTTGATATCGTTAGAAAATAGAGAAAACCATCTTTAACATAGGGTTCATAGGAAATAAGAGAAAGTTATACACCTGTGTTTAAAACGTCTTGACAAAGCAGGACAGAAACTGTTTTCCTGCAGTTTTTAGTTTGCTCAGTCTGCACTCAAAAATTCGTGCAAAATTCATTGAGCGACGGAATTCAGTGAGTTAAGTCTTGTTTGAAACTAGATGAGACCATAtttaacattaaaataataagaggtaACAAAAGTTAGATGTACCTGTGTTAACAGACCTTAGGAAAACTGGACAGCAGAATTGGTTCCTGAAATTCACAGTTTGGATAGCCTATACTCGAAAATTCACATAGGCTTCGTTACTCAATCAAATTGAGTGTTTTTAGGCTAGTTTTAAAGTAAAGACAATAGGATATCACATAAAAATTATAAGAAAATCAAACAAGTTCAGTAACTTGTTCAAAACTCCTTTGACACAAACTGACAGAAAACTGTTACAGGAATTTTTCAGTTTTAATATTGTTCAGTTGAAAATTCACACAGGCTACATTATATTTCCGAATTCGACGGTTCTTAGCTCGTTAGAAAGTATAAAAAAAACTCTTTCATATTAAAAATATGATCAAAAATAAGAGTAACATGAACCTGGTGTTTAAACCATCTCAAAAACATGACAGTAATCTGTTATCTGAATCCTGAAATGCCCTAATTTGAGTTCTATCAAGAAATAGAGAACAATTCCAATAGATCCAAGTAACCCAGGCTATATTTTGCAAGAATCATGACTTAAACATGAAATTATTTGAAAACCCTAACCTTTCTCATGAACCCAATCATTCAAATCAAAGAGGATAAACATGTTAACTTGAAATTTAGAATTCTAACACAAATCCCATTGTAAGAATGTGAAGATATGAATTCCTTTGAGTTGTAAATCAGAGAATCAACATATATATAAATTGAAGATTCAAAACAGTTTTGAGAAGGAATTCCCCCTACCTTTGATGTGAAACAAGAGCTCCAAAGCAATGAATTCAAGCAACGGATCAAACTATGAAAGATATGCTTCAATTTCtagtttttgtgtctgatttttcTGCTAGTGAAAGAGATGAATCGAACATGGGAGAACATAATCTGATTTTGAAAGAAAATCGTATTTTTAAGTTTATCAAGAGAGCTAAAAAGACTAAAATACCCCTGATTCGATTAAAACATGACACGTACCCCTTGCAAGTGTCGTGTTCTCTAAAATCCATGAAATATGTATCCCTATTGGCATATGTACACACCAAGGCTGGCTCACACGAAGAGAAACATGGTTTCTCAAGAAATTATCAAGTGTTTCGCAACCGAAACACGACAACAACTAGGTTCAACGCTCCACAATGCATTAAATCTAGCCTTCCAATCCATATGGATTGGGTTCGCACCCTAGTACTTAAGAAAAAGAACCGAGATGCTACAAGAGCAGTAGAAGGGTCAGGTTTTGTGGCAATGATGCAGGTGGCAGAGCCTAGATTCAAGGTTCCAGGGCGTATGACAATTTATAGGGATGTATTGAAGATGTATGTACAAGAGAAGAATACTGGTGACGATTCAAGGTCATACTGGTAATGCAATCGGTGAGAAGCTGGTGGATTGTTTGAAGGATTGGGGTCTACAAGATGTATTTGGTGTCACTCTAGACAATGTCAGCGCAAATAAAGTGGTTATTGAGCATTTGAAGAATGTTGTCATTAAATGGACAGGATCACCAATTAGAGCCAAATATTTACATGTAAGTCCATGTTCTTGCTCTTGTCAAATATTTCTTTTTGTGCCAAATAGAgccaaatatttatttttgtgcTGCATTTTTAAGCATTGAATTTGACAGTATactttttgttttgttctttctCTAGGTGAGGTGTGCAGCCCATGTTCTTGCTCTTGTCATAAAAGATGCAGTAAGGCTCTTTAATGTATCAGTTAGAAGAATAAGGTCAGTTGTAAAATACGTTCTTAGTTCTCCTTCTAGGCACGAAAAATTTAAACAATGTGCTTCTCTAGCAAAGGTAGATTGTAAGAAATCTCTGATTTTAGATGTGTATACTAGATGGAATAGCACTTACTTGATGTTAGATGCTgctgaaaaatatgaaaaagtttTTGCAATGTTAGCACATATTGATAAGGACTTTCAACAGAGGTTTATCTTTGAGCAAGAAAAAGAATCAGTTTTACCTACTGATGCTGATATTGAAGAAGCTATAGCTAGTAATGTTGTCATAGAAGACGTgtttgaggatatggaagaagatgaagaggttgaggatatggaagatGAGGTTGAGGAGTTGGATCCAACAAGAAAGAACAAggcaaagaagaataagaagaaaaagattccTCGTCAACATGCTCCTTATCAAGAAGATTGGGAATATGCTAGAGGTCTTGTGAAGTGTCTAAAGGTATTCTTCGATGCTACTGTCAACTTTTCTGCATCTATACAAGTCACTACTCATATGTTCTTATGGCAATTGTTACTCATCAATGAAAAATTATTAGAATTTAGAAACAATGTAGCATCAGATCCTTTTATTGCTCGTATGTCTCGTCTAATGTGTGCTAAGTACCataagtattggggtgtgtatGAATCAATGAATTCTGTAATGTTTATTGCTCATCTGTTAGATCCAAGAGAGAAACAAAAGGGTTTGGAATTTACTCTTAATTGTTTGTATGAGAATAATACATGGGAGGTTCAAAGAGTTACgagaaaggtgaaattagaattTGAGGAACTTTTTGAAGATTATAAGTACTtgtattcagttcatgaggagggGTCAAGTAGTGATGCTCATACTGTTGCTTATCCAGTTAGTGTGCAATCTGTTGgtctgtttgctagaattcaatcAAGGAGGAAACAACATTGGGACACCCCAAGTTGTGTTGAAGAGGCAAGAACAACTGAGCTCGACAGATATTTGACAGATGTGATTGAAGGTGGAATGCGTGAAATAGGTCAACCTGACCATTTtgacatattggcttggtggCAGTCTAATGCAAGCAGGTATAAGATACTTTCATACATGGCAAGAGATGTATTAGCCATGCATGTGTCTTCAGTGGCCTCTGAATCAACTTTTAGCACCGGGAAGCGCGTGCTGACTCCATGGAGAGCTTCTATGTCTACAAGGACAGTCGAAGCATTGCTCTGTAcacaaagctttcttcaaaagcccattgctcttgatcttctatgtgactatatacctgatgatgttgttgaagatgaggcatgtaatatattaggttttcttctatttaatagaacttacttttcaagttttcttgtattgcttgcttactttcttgttttacttttttgttccATGTTGCAGCCATATGGGATTCTCTGCTAAAAGAAGCTTGATGTAAACTCCGTGTCAGTGCAGCCAGTGCCATTGTTCGAGAAGTCCCCCATCCTttgcaaggatttcttttcatttcttgtcgcagacttatggaaatgttgtttttagtactatgttttaatgttgaactttgaacttaaagTGTGATACACTTATTCTGTGATGTTTTAAACCTTTgttattttgaactttgtaatgtTGAACTTAGTCTTAGACTCTTAGTCTTAGGTTGTTACTTTACTGTGTGTGTTAAAATTCAGGTAAAAAACCGGTACCGGAGTGGAACCGGACCGGTCTTACCGGTACAGGTACAAGTCCAGGTACAGGTCCTCAAATTGAAGAACCAGTCAACTCCGTGTACATGTACCGGTTCCAACAGAAAACCGGACTGTACCGGCTCATGTGCAGCTCTACTAAGAACTGGATATACCATAACAAACAACAATTCCAATTCAAAAAATTCACCAGGAACCCCCGACTAGCGATCAATAAACCAAATAGTTCTGACCCATTCCACTACCAGACACCTTCACTACTCTTTGTGAGCCAAGGAGAATAAAATGTGCATTATATACCCGGGGAGGAGAAGGATTACAAAAGCAGGTCATTACAGAGGAGGATATAGCTTAATAAGTTATAACACCTGTGGAGGATTACAAAAACAAGTTGTTACATACAAAATTCTGGACAGCCCATTTGTTTTCGGTTCCTTTCACAAATTTACAAGACCATGCAGACAGGCTATTAAGCAAAAAGTTTCAAAATACTTTAATCCACCCATCTTCCTCCAAAGCCAAAACAAGACGACCGTTGTGCCGATTCTGTCGTTTAGATTAGATTGCATTTAAAtgaggaaaaaaacaaaaaaaaacgtccTTACCATTGGCCGTGATTCACCATATACTTCCACTTTGACCTTAGATCCTCGTTGGTACGACCAGCATGGAAGACATCATGTCCATATTCCAACATTTCCTTCCATGGTTTCTTCTTACCATCTTTTACAAGATAATGAAAGGCTTCCTGCACAAATAGGAAATTAGGATAGTTTTTGAGTTTATTATAACCATATCGCGCCAAAAACAAGTATAAGAAACTCAAACTGACCCTTAGCATATGTATTTCTTCAGGGTCCCAAGAATCTGGTAGCCTTTTCGAGGCCACTTCATCTACATAATCacaatcttcttcatcatcttcactatcatTTTCATCTTCGTGTTCTCCGGCCACTTCTGATTCACCGATTCCAGCATTTACAATCGGAACTTCGTTAGCCAATTCTGATTTACCTAGTCTGCGGACAGTGTATATAACACAGACTTTCTTAGGCCATTCGAGAAATTGACAGTGCAAATGAACATATAGAGAGAGATCAAGTTCCAGGCAGACCACATTCTTTATTAGTTTGAACATGTACCTGTAATCAAAAGATAGCTTACGCCCATTGACATCGAGGCCGCGGTCTCCAATTTCATCCATCAATTTCCGAGCCGCTACCACAGACGGAAAATCAACGAATGCGATTCCACGGCAGAAAGTAGTATTCTTTTTCGGCATCACTCGGATATTGGGAAGGGGCCTCCACTCTGCCTAAAATTAAAAGCCAATTAAACTTAAtgatgaaaaatcaaaacaaaaacatgtACTTTTAGAGAATAAACACAGACAAATTCCTATAAGCATAGGTAAAAAAGCAGAATACCAAATTCAAACGAGTCAAGTCAAAAATAAGAGAAGAAAACTCAGAGTTGGAAGTTTATAGATGTTACTAGGATCCGATAAATCATTTCCTCTGTTGCCTCTTTTGGCAAGCTCTTCACCACAATGGTAGAAATTGGAGTCTACAACAAGTGAAAAAACGGTAATCCAATTGATATGCATTTCAGTGTAAATAACAAAAGGTTTACAAAAGTAATAACGATGTATGTCATACCACAAGGCCACTGCAAGCTCGAGGAGACCTTGATCTCTGACGACGGTTATCACGTGCAGAAGAATGAGAACTTTCACACCTCCTAAGTGGATGCAAATTTTAATCTCGAAAAGCAAAATCGAAAAGAACTTTTATTAACAGACTGACACAACTAATTCAGAAAACTTTAGTCTATCTTTGCGCAATTTCATATTGGAAGAATGAAATCTAAGATTGTATCATCACTAATTTTGTATGGGAGCAGAACATAACACAACTGATAAATAGAGACTAGAGATGCGACCAACAAGCAATCAAACATTTAGCTTTGAATTGTTGGCTCACCACATTGAAAAGCACTGACAATACAAAAACTTAAGCTGCTGTATGTCTGCAACAACTAACTGATGTCCAAATACTGAAATTGAGGTCAAATAATAGTATGAAGAGAGAGAGTTATACATACCCCCTTGCCTTATCTTTCATTAATTTTGCCCTCTTCGTCTTGTTCCTTTTATAATTCCCCTTGTTTGTCATATCTATCTCTACAGTAAACAAAGAATTacttacttttaatcacaaacaaCAAGAAGAATTATGAAACAAAGAGAAAATTTTCAAACTACAAGTAGAGTTATATACTACAAAGATCAGAAATTGCAGctagggtttcaaaaaaaaatccccaaCAAGAAcctaattgattttatttttattttttgaagcaaAACCTAATTGATGAATCTAATCCAAACCCATATTAGGAAAACGGATGAAATAACAAAACAACATAATGAATTTCCATCTTTTATACGAAAATTGGAAGCTTAATTATATAATGGGGGAAATGAGATAGATACAGAGAATAATGACTATCAGGAAGAAGTAGAGTGTTCAACCCTGAGAATCTGAAATCTAAGCTGAGCTTCCTCCCCTCCTCCTTTCTCTTCCTTGTCTAACTCGCTATGGATCATAATTTCTTCCATTAAATTCAAATTTCTAATAAACCAGAGGAAACAAAAATTTATCCTTTTTTGGTATGATCAAATTGTGAGATCGAATTGGGGTTTTAGCCTTGAAAGGCAAAACCGCgccatttctttttccttttatctGTTACTGTGAATTGTGTGCTTAATATTCACTCCCTCAAGGTTTTTACCTCGCACGTGGTTCATCACGAACCGGCAAGTGGTTCCTTGTTCGAGTCTCTCAATCAAGGATCATATTCCGTGTGATTCTTCCACGTATGGACACAGATGTCAGGTTTTAGGAACCATGACCGGTGGCatttagggctgcacaaaaccgaaccataACTGAAAATTGAAATCGAAACCGAAGATTTTTAACCGAACCGAACCATAACCATATTCCTATGGTTCATTAATggttgtcagtttcagataaccgacAGTATCGGTTTCGatttaggttttatctcaaaaccgaaccaaaaaccaattggttaaccgatTAATAGCGATCATAGGATTAAATGATTTTAGGCCGTGGATGGGGATATTTAACCCTAATAACTTACTTCACTCGACTGAGTCTTCccaaatcttctcttctttcgttcttttcttctttcgttCTTCCTCACGATTGAGTCGTCCCAAAAACGGAAAACCAAAGCCTAAAACTTATCGAAGTCCCACCATCACCTTCtagttttacttcttcttcttcttctagtttgATAAGTAACAAATCTATCGAAGTCCTAATCACTAATAAGTCGAACGAAGCTGGAGTAGAACTGTAGAAGAGACCGAAAATTGAAAA comes from the Papaver somniferum cultivar HN1 unplaced genomic scaffold, ASM357369v1 unplaced-scaffold_81, whole genome shotgun sequence genome and includes:
- the LOC113345593 gene encoding uncharacterized protein LOC113345593 → MTNKGNYKRNKTKRAKLMKDKARGLHPLRRCESSHSSARDNRRQRSRSPRACSGLVTPISTIVVKSLPKEATEEMIYRILAEWRPLPNIRVMPKKNTTFCRGIAFVDFPSVVAARKLMDEIGDRGLDVNGRKLSFDYRLGKSELANEVPIVNAGIGESEVAGEHEDENDSEDDEEDCDYVDEVASKRLPDSWDPEEIHMLREAFHYLVKDGKKKPWKEMLEYGHDVFHAGRTNEDLRSKWKYMVNHGQWCYNLLSYILLCNDLLL